A window from Fragaria vesca subsp. vesca linkage group LG5, FraVesHawaii_1.0, whole genome shotgun sequence encodes these proteins:
- the LOC101308968 gene encoding glutathione S-transferase U10-like → MAEQNKVILYGTWFSPYAKMVEVALKAKGVPYEYVEEDLWNKSPMLLKLNPIHKKVPVLVHNGKAIVESLVIIEYMDETWKTGPQLLPEDPYKRSQFRFWASYMHQVFEALTEVVTTSGEAQEKAIKETFEQLNLLEEGLKGLFPEGIVSSDGEFSNGKLLELVMFSCFGTYEEGLQEVFGIDVIDPEKTPLLFSCITALMEIPALKESCNPHEKMVAFLKFYREDALKSATA, encoded by the exons ATGGCAGAGCAGAACAAGGTGATCCTATACGGAACCTGGTTTAGTCCCTACGCTAAGATGGTGGAAGTCGCCCTCAAAGCGAAGGGTGTACCCTATGAATATGTGGAAGAAGATTTGTGGAACAAAAGTCCAATGCTCCTCAAGTTGAATCCTATTCATAAGAAGGTTCCTGTGCTTGTCCACAACGGGAAAGCCATTGTTGAATCTCTTGTGATCATTGAATATATGGATGAAACCTGGAAAACTGGCCCTCAACTTCTCCCAGAAGATCCGTACAAACGATCCCAATTTCGTTTCTGGGCTAGCTATATGCACCAG GTGTTTGAGGCGTTGACAGAAGTGGTTACAACTAGTGGAGAAGCACAAGAGAAAGCCATCAAGGAAACGTTTGAGCAATTAAACTTACTTGAAGAGGGACTAAAGGGTTTGTTCCCAGAAGGCATTGTCTCATCAGATGGTGAATTTAGCAATGGGAAACTACTAGAGTTGGTCATGTTCTCATGCTTTGGCACATATGAAGAAGGTCTGCAAGAAGTTTTTGGCATAGATGTTATAGACCCTGAGAAGACTCCACTGTTATTTTCCTGCATAACAGCTCTGATGGAGATACCTGCACTGAAAGAGTCGTGTAATCCTCATGAAAAGATGGTGGCCTTCCTCAAGTTCTATAGAGAAGATGCCCTCAAGTCTGCTACAGCTTGA